The DNA segment CAGGGTAAAGAATCACCGTGCGCCCCGCAGCTCACGAGAAGGCCCGGGCCGGGGGAACGGCCCCGTACCGGGTCGTCGGTCCCGGGGAGAGTGCGGCCACGGCCACGTCCAGCCGCTGGAGGACCGCGCCCGGAGGCTGCTGCCGATCCGGTACCGGGCGCGTTCCGGAAGCGACGTCCCGCACACGGTCCCTGGGTGTCGCCGGTGCTACTTCTCGTAGGTCGACAGTGCCAGGCCGAGGGCGAAGAAGGTGGGTGCCCACTCTCCGACGAAGATGCCCCAACGGTCGGCGCGCTCCTCTCCCTTCTTCTCCACACGCAGTGAGGCTTTCCAGGAGACGACGGACAGACCGATGGAGATGAAGCCCGCCGTGTAGGCGTGTTCGGCTCGGACTCCGGACTCGTGCAGCTTCTTGACCAACACGACCGACTCGCTTTCTGCTGAGGGGGAGGTCACCCCCATCACAACCGCCGTCCGGCGAATCGGCGAGCGATGTACGGCCGAACGGCTCACCGCCTTCCGGCGGGGGCCGGGACGGAGCACCGTGACGGCCGCGCCCTTCCCCACCCACCCGCACGCCCATCAGGAGATGCGCCGACCACCGGATGCCACGATCGTGGCATCGCAGGCTCCGGCTCCCCGGCTCCCCGGCGAACAGGCAGGACACATGGACAGGACCCAGTTGATCGAGGCGACCGCGGGCAACGCGGCGGACAACGGCAACGGCCGTCAGCTCACCCCCGAGCATGCCGAGCGTGCGCTCGACGCCGTCTTCGGGACCGTGGAACACCCGGGCTCGATCGCCGAGGCCCTCCACCGAGGGGAAACGGTTGTCCTGGGCAGCTTCGGCAGTTTCCACACGGACGGCGAGACGGTCACGTTCCGGCCGGGCAAGGCCCTCACCGAGTACCTCCGGAACACGACAGGATGACCGCAGCGCATGGGGCGACCGCGTAAGGACGACGGTGCCGCTGCCCCGTGAGGGGCCCGGCGGGCACGGCCCCCGCCGGCGAGTGGCGCCGACGGGGGCCGTGCCCGACCATGGAGCCGCGGTCGCTTTCGCCCCGCAGGGCCGCCGCGGCAGCGGCCTCGGTCCGGCCCCGCTCGGCGTACTCGGGCTTCTCCCCACGCGCCCCGTCAGTCCGATCCGTCTGGCGATCTCCTCGCGGGGCAGAGCGGGCGGCGCCTTCCGGGCGGTCCTGCAGACGGGCGCCGCCCGCGCACATGGCCAAGGGCCGGGGCCGGAT comes from the Streptomyces sp. KMM 9044 genome and includes:
- a CDS encoding HU family DNA-binding protein — protein: MTAAPFPTHPHAHQEMRRPPDATIVASQAPAPRLPGEQAGHMDRTQLIEATAGNAADNGNGRQLTPEHAERALDAVFGTVEHPGSIAEALHRGETVVLGSFGSFHTDGETVTFRPGKALTEYLRNTTG